The genomic interval CGACTCGGTACAGACTATTCAGCAGCTTCAGGGAAAACTCGAAACCGATATTCTGATTTCAGGATCGCATATCGTCTCCTTCGGCGCAGACGAAGTGTTCCAGTTTTTCACCTCGGATCAGGACGTAAACGGCATGACGGTGATCGGCGAAGCTCCCGGCCAAACGTACTATCCGGTTAACTCAAGCCTCAATCTCGAAGGAAACCGGGTGCTCAACACTTCAGCCTTCGCCCTGTGGTCGTTCGGGAACGAAAACTCGACGCTCCGCGGAGAGGCGGGAATTCGCGGGGACCACTTCTATCTCTGGAACAAGAACTTCGCCATCAATACCTGGCCCGTAGCGAATCCGCGGGCAAGCGCCGAGTGGACGCCGATCCGCGACGAGGGAATGCTGGAAGCCCTCACCTTCTCCGCCGGCACGGGATTCTTCTCCATGGTGCCGCTCGACTCTCTCGCGGCGGACGAACAGTTCGAGATAGAAAGCTTCAAAATCGGCCCTGACCGGTCCTGGTTCCAGATTATAGGAGCCCAGGCGGACCTGGCCGACGACTGGACGTTCAGAATCGAGGGATACTACAAACAGTACTTTAACCGGCTGTATTTTACGAACAGGTACATCTACAACGAATCCGGAGAACCCGAAACGCTCACCTACGACATCCATTCGGACGGCAAGGGGTTTTCCGCCGGCTTCGATCTCATGCTGCAAAAGAAAAACGGCCGCCATTTCGACGGGTATCTCAGCTGGTCGTATGTCGTGACGAAATACTACAATCCCGCTTCTCCCCAGGAAGAAGGCGATACGAGCGCTTACGGAGAACCGCTGGAGGAATGGTTCTACCCCTCCTTCCATCGTTTTCATTCGCTCAACCTGATCGCCAACTGGAAGCCGGTTTCAGGCCTTACCCTTACGGCGAAGGCCAGCCTCGCGACCGGCGCGCCCCGATCCAAACCCGGCGACATCACCGCGACGGGGATCGAATACAACGAAGCGATCATCGAGCGCTACACCCGGAGCGAAACCTACGACGAAGGCTTGCGGAACGGAATATCATGCCCGGTGGATTTCCGGATTTCCTACGCTTCGTATAAACCGGGCAGCAAAATTCGCACCGAGATTTATTTCGCCCTCGAAGACGTATTCGTGAATCTCTATAAGGCGAAAGGAAACACCTCCTTCGATCCGTATACCGGAAAGGAAATCGAAAACAGCGATTCCGCCGACTATAATATCGGGATACCGACTCCCTCGATCGGCTATAAACTCAGTTATTAAGGAAGGATCGGCAAATGATGCACACAAGGCAGACGAACAGAAAAGGCAAGACGCAGAGGCCCGCAGCAAGCAGGAGCATTTCGGCGGCGGCCGCTCTGCTGGTCGCGGCGGCGGTTATCGCCGCAAGCGGCTGCGCGTCAAACGCGTCGAAACGTGAAATCAACGGCTGGAAGCTTACAGAAACCGAAGAAGGCGCCGCCTTGGTCCGCTACGAAAAAGACCGGTTGCGAATCCTCGGAGAAATATCGGAAGAAGAAACAGAAGGCCGGGTCTTTACCGTTCGCGAGGTGCGCTGGTTCAGCAACTGGAACGACGGCTGGACAGAAGCGGTTCTGTTCGCCGACGGAACAGCCCGCCTGGTGCCGAGCGAAAAAAAAGGAGAGACGGCGGTATTCGAAGGGCCGGTCCTGCTCGACGAGCCCTATTCGGCCGCGATCCGCTACCGCGATACCGTTATCGTCGGAGCGGAAGCTGCGAGCGCGTTTAAAAGAAGGCTCGACCGCATCGAGGCCGCGGTCGAATTTCTCTCCGCCCGGGAAGAATTGCGCGAAAGGGCGAAGAGCCGGAAAACCTTCATCCGCGGCGCAGGCTCGCTTCTATTCCCCGAAGTCTACGGCTATCCGGACGGATCGCGGCCGGGCCCGAAACAGGCCGATAACCGATCGAAGGCCGAAGGAATTTCCTGGGATCTGGCGTACAGCGCGGAATATATTCCCGCCGAGCTTGCGGAAATCCGGAACAGCGGAACCCTATTCCGCGACTGGGAAGAAACCGCGGATTTGTTTTACTTTATATTCATCATGAGGAGCGATACAAAATGACCGAAGAATGGAGCCTTATTCACCTGTTCAACCTCGGAGGGGCCTTTATGTGGCCGCTGCTCGCCTTTTCCGTCGCGACAATCGCGCTCGTGATCGAGCGCATCGCGTACCTGCTGTACCACAGCCTGAACGTTTCCAGGCTGAGAGACGAAGTTTCTTCGCTGATACGCGAGGGAAAAAGAAGCGAGGCTCTCGCGCTTTTGCAGAACGCGCCGCGCAAACTCACCTGCGCCTCTATCTTCCTGGCCCTCGTGTCGAACGCGAAGCACGGCGAAGCGCGAATGGAAAAAGCCGCGGAGGCCGAGGCGCGCGAACGCATACGCCGGCTTGAAAACGGATTCAATTATCTGACGGCCCTCGCCTCGCTCGCGCCTCTGACGGGATTCCTGGGAACGGTCTCCGGCATGATCGGCGCCTTCAAGTCGATCGCGAGCGCGACCGAAGTGAACGCCCAGCTCGTCGCTAACGGAATCTACGAGGCGCTGATCACGACCGTATTCGGCCTGTGCATCGCGATTCTCGCCCTTGTGGCGTACAATCTGCTCATCCAGCGGGTGGACACCTTCGCCGCCGATATCGTGAAATCGATCAGCGATCTCACCAGCGATCTCCTCGAGCATGCGGACGGGGAAGGAAGAGGGGAATGATCCGTCTTCCGGAACGGCGAAAAATCGACGACCCCGGCTCTTCCGGAGCGCTGAACGATCTTTCGTTTATACTGATCATCTTTTTCATCGTCATCGCGGGATTCAACATCAACAAGGGATTCCTGCTGACGCTCCCGGACGCCGAGCGGCCGAGAATCGTGCAAACCGACGATCTGGTCAAATGCAGGATCGACGCGGCCGGCACGATTTCGATCGACGGAAACGCGCTGAGCGTTGAAAAGCTCGAGAACCTGCTTGTCGAAAAAAAAGCGAAGTGGCCGAACATGACCTTTCTCCTGATCATAGACGAGGATTGCGCATGGGAGCACGTCGTACGGGTGATCCATGAAGTTCGGAAGCTCAGGATAGAAAATTTCAGCTTTAAAATGGACGGAGAACGCAGATGATAGACCTGAAAAGACGAAACCGCAGGCCGCTCATCGCCATGTCTTCGATGTCGGACATCGGATTCCTGCTGCTCATCTTCATCATGCTGATTTCGCTCATTAATCAGCGCTATGAAGAACCGATCGAATATCCTGAAGCGAAGCTTCTGGAAAAAACCCAGGAAAAGGATAATCTGGAAATCTGGATCGAAGCGGGCGGAGCAGTCTCGGTGGAAGGAAATCGGGTCACGGGCGAACAGCTTGAACACATTATCGCGCAGTCCCTTGCGGAAACGCCGGGGATACGGGTGCACGTCATCGCGGATAAAAACGCGCCGTACCGACACATCGATTCGGTCGTAAAGGTATTGCAGAAACTCCAGCACCGCGTCGTCAGTTTCGTCGTGAAGGAGGAACTGTGAACAGGGAATGGATTATCCGACACCGCATGCCGGTGTTCCTCGCCGCGGCGGTCACGCTGCACGCGCTCGCGTTTCTTTTGATACGGTTCGCGATTCCCGCCGCCGTTGCCGAGGAAGAGCCGGAATACGCAGTGCTCAAGCTCGTCGATGTGGAGGAATTCAGGCCCCCTCCCCCGCCGAAGGAAGAAACGGTCATGCTCTACCAGAGGCCGGAAGCCTCGGAAGAAATAGTGGAAACGGCGAAGGCGGTCATTGAAACGGACGACAAGGCATACGACATCGTGGATGCCCAGCCGGAAATCGACTATCTGCCGCAGCACAAGATTTCGCAAATCCCTGAAGTGCCCTCGCGCGAGGTGCTTGCAAAAATCGTGTACCCCCCGATCGCGCTCAGGCAGAAAATCGAGGCCGTCGTGTATCTGGAGCTGTTCATAGATCAGACGGGCAAGATACGGAAAGTGCAGATTTTAAAGGATCCCGGCAACGGATTCGCGGAAGCGGCGGTCGCCGCCCTGGAAGGGGTTGTTTGCAAACCGGCGGCGGCGAACGGGGTGCCGGTCGCCGTGCGGTTCAGGTACCCGGTTCGCTTCGCCTTGAACTGAGCGGCGCGCGAAAATAAAAACGAGCCGGCTGGAATACGGCACGCGGCGACTGGCAGCTCGGCCTTTACGGTCGAGCCCCCGCCGGCGCGGAAAGCGTTTTACGATTTCGAGCCGATGTGCATGCTCTTTTTGAAGTTGTAAAGGTAGCGCTTGATTTTCTGGCTCGCGGTTTTTTCGAACTTGTCGATGAACTCGACCCGGTCGATGCGGGAAATCTTGTTGACGTTCTGGTTCACGAAGAACTTGATCTCGTTCAGAATCTGCTCTCTTCGATACGCGAGAGCCCTGCCGGCGTCGTTCGCGGCGGCGGATACGGCTTCTCCCATCTGGGCGCCCATCTGTCGAGCCTGTTCGACAAAACCGGAATTCGCGGAAGCATCGCCCTGAGAGATAACTCCCTGGGCGGCCTTCGCCGCGATGTCGGCGGCGAGTTTCTCCTCGTCGAGCTGGACGATCGCGACGAGGGAGGAGTTGTCTCCTTCCACGACGAGAGAGTCCGCGACGAAGGGATGCTGGTTGAGCACGAACTCGATATCCTCGGGATAGATGTTTTCCCCGGACGAGCCGAGAATCATGTTCTTGGATCTTCCCTTCAGCGACAGCCGCACGCCCTTTTTATCCATGACGCCGAGGTCTCCGGTGCGGAACCATCCGTCGTCGGTGAAAACGGAAGCGGTCATTTCAGGATCCTTGTAATAGCCCTTCATGACGTTCGGACCCTTCACGACGACTTCTCCGATTCCGGTTTCGGGATCGGGATCGAGGAGCTTCAATTCGATTCCGGGCATTGCAGGACCGACTGAGCCGGGAACGGTGATCTTCGGGCCGGAGCCGGCTAACAGCGGAGCGGTTTCGGTCAATCCGTAGCCGATCGCGTAGGGGAACTTCGCTTCCTTCAGGAATGTTTCGACGACAGGATCTACTTTCGAGCCGCCGATGCCGAAGAACTTGATCCGCCCGCCGAATGTTTTTTTCAGGGACTTTCCCGCGATCCGGTGCAAAATTTTGCGAAAAAACGGCTTGGCGTACAACTTCGCGACAGCTGGTTTGGAAGTGAAGGTGGGAACGATCTTATTTTTGTAGATTTTTTCCATGATGATGGGCACGCTCAAAATGAGGGTCGGCCGGACCTTTTTCAGGGCAGGCAGGAGGGTGCTGACGGTCGGCGCTTTTTCCAGATAGCGGACGCAGGCTCCGTTGAGGAAGAACATCAGGAAGCCGATAGTGAACTCGTAGACGTGGGAGAGCGGCAGAAAGGACAGGGCGACGTCGATTTTGTTGATGCGCTGGAAGAATTGTCCGCCGATCGCGGTGAATACGAGGTTTTTATGGCTGAGCTCGACGCCCTTGGAGCGGCCGGTGGTTCCTGAGGTGTAAATAATGGACGCGGTGTCCTCTTCTTCGATGCGGATTTCCCCCGGCGTTCCGGTGCGGGTTTCGGCTCCGAGAGAGAGTGAGAAATCCTCGATTCTGAGGATGCGGTTTATGCCGAGAGATGCGGGATCGGGAACCTTCTCCAGAAGGCGGGCCGAACCGATGAGGATCGAGGCGCCGGAGTGCTTGATGCAGGTTTCGATTTCTTTTTGGCTGAAGTCCGGCAGAAGGGGCACGGCGATCGCGCCCATTGTGACGATGGCGAAATAGCTGACGCCCCAGTTCGGCGCGCTGGTGCTCAGAATGACGACGCGGTCGCCTTTTTCCACTCCGAGCCTGTAGAGCAGGGCGCGGGTTTCCTCAACTCTTGCGCCGAATTCTGCGTAGGTGATGCAGTCGCCGGAAACGAATCCGAGCGCGGGACGATCAGCGAATTTTTTAAGGCTGTTGGCCAGCATGGCCGGAAAGGTATAAGTTCCAAGGTCGTCGATAGTTTGCATCGCTGAATAGTCTCCTGTAGCGTGTGATTTACATCGTTTCTTCTGCCGGCGCGTAAAGCGCCCATAACAAGGTTCGACACTGAATCGGCGGCGAAGGTTGCAAAAACGGATCGCTGACGCGCGAATCGGACTCCCGCAGGGCGAAAGCCGCGCGTTTTCAAAAAAAAGACGCGGCCGGGTTCCGGACGCGTCTTTTAGTTATTAAGCGATTGTACTTCAGGTTCGCCGCTTCGTCAAAGAAAAAGAGAAGCGGAGCGAAGGGTTGTTACCAGACGGTATCTCTGATGAAGGTGTCCTTTCGGTCGTAGCCGACGGATATGATGCCGACCTTGGTCGAAGTGTATTCTTCGATGAAATCCACATAGGATTTCGCTTCCGAAGGAAGGGCGTCGTAGGAGCGGCATTCCTTGAGGCAGGTTTTCCAGCCCTTGAAATGCTTGAGCACCGGCTTGGCCGCGTTCAGTTCTTCGATAGAGGCCGGGAAATCCTCGGTGATTTTTCCGTTGATGTCGTAGGCAACGCATGCTTCGATGTCCGAAAGCGTGTCGTAGACGTCGAGGTGGGTGAGAACCAGATCGTCGATCGAGTTCGACTGGCAAGCATAGCGGAGGGCGACCAGGTCGAGGTATCCGCATCTGCGGGGGCGCCCGGTGGTCACGCCGTATTCCCGGCCTGTTTCGCGCACGTAGTTGTACAATTCGCTCTGGCTTTCAGCGTCGAATTCGGTGGGCATCGGGCCGTTTCCGACCCTGGTCGAGTAGGCCTTGAAAACGCCGAGAACCTTATCGATGGATCTGGGACCGACGCAGCCGCCGATCGCCGCTCCTGCCGAGGAGGAGAAGCCGGAGGAAACGTAGGGATAGGTTCCCAGGTCGAGATCGAGAAGAGCCCCCTGGGCGCCTTCGAAGAGGACCTTCTTGCCGCGAGCCTTCCACAGTTCGCTTGTAAGGTTCACTTTCATAACGAGAAGGCGGTCGATGAAGGGAGCGAGGAATTCGCGGTCTTCCGCTTCCAGATCGGCCATTTTTTCCTTCCAGGTAAGGTCGGCGAGACGGATTCCGTCGCGTTCGCTCTTCATGGCGTAGGTGGTGCCGATGCCCCGGCCGGTGGTTCCGATGGGGCGCTTTCTCGCGGCGTCGCGCTGTTTATCGAGCGCGCGGTATCGGGGCAGCACAATGTGAGCCCGGTCGGAAATGAACACCCTGCCTTCCCAGGAAATGCCCTTTTCAGTGAGCATCGCAAGTTCGGCGAACAGAGCGTCCGGATCGATCACCATGCCCGCGCCCAGATACACCGTGTTCTGGGGGTGGAGGATTCCCGAGGGAACCAGGTGGAGAGCATACTGTACTCCATCGGACACAATCGTGTGCCCGGCGTTCGCTCCGCCGGAAAAACGCACGATACACTGGGATTCGTCTGCCAAATAATCGACAATCTTTCCCTTTCCCTCATCGCCCCACTGGGCCCCGATAACGACTACGTTCATGTCTACCCGCTTTTAAAACCGTGAATAGTTCGGAGCCTCTTGCGTGATGGTGACATCGTGCGCATGGCTTTCCCGAAGACCCGACGAGGTGATCCTAACAAATTTCCGATAATTCTTCAATTCCTCTACAGTTTTGCAGCCGCAATAACCCATGCCCTTTCTGAGGCCGGAAACCATCTGATGGAGGAAGCTCTTAAGCTCGCCCTTGTAGGGAACCCTGCCCTCGATGCCTTCCGGCACGGGGGATTCGTCCTTCGCGATACCGTAACGGTCTCCCGAACCGTCCTTGATGGCGCCGAGCGATCCCATGCCGCGATATTCTTTGTAAATTCGTCCGTCGAAGATGATTTCGCGGCCGGGAGCTTCCTTGAGGCCGGCGAAAAGGTTGCCGATCATGACCGCGTTCGCTCCGGCGCCGAGCGCCTTGGCGATGTCGCCGGAGAATTTGATGCCGCCGTCGGCGATGACCGGAATATTCGATTTGGACGCTTCCTCGGCGCAATCGCAGACCGCCGAGAATTGCGCGGCTCCCACGCCGGAGACGATGCGGGTGGTGCAGATGGATCCCGGTCCGACGCCGACTTTTACGGCGTCCGCTCCTGCTTCGATCAGGTGCCGGGTTCCGGCCGCCGTCGCGACGTTGCCTCCGATGACCGGAAGATCGGGATATTTCTTCTTGATTTCGCGCACCGCTTCGATGACGCCCTTGGAGTCGCCGTGGGCGGTGTCGAGGACGACGAAGTCTACATGGGATTCCAGAAGCAGGGGGATGCGGACAGACCAGTCGTTATTGCTGATCGCCGCTCCTACGATCAGGCGGCCCTTCGCGTCGCGGGAGGCGTGGGGGAACATCTCCTGCTTTTCCATGTCCTTCACGGTGATCAAGCCGGTAAGGTGGCCTTCACCGTCGATGACGGGAAGCTTTTCGATGCGGTGCTTGTCGAACTTTTGGCGGGCGTCTTCGGTGGAGGGCTTGCCCTCGGTAACGACGATGTCCTTCGTCATCACGTCGCGGACGAACAGGGAATCGTCGCGGCAGAAGCGGAGGTCGCGGCCGGTGATGATTCCGACAAGGCGTCCTTCGCGGGTGATGACGGGAAGGCCGGATACGTTGTAGCGATGCATGATCTGCTTCACGTCTCCGATGGTCCGGTCGTCTTCCACGGTGACGGGAGACTCGATCACCCAGTTGAGGTAGCGCTTCGCGTTCGAAACCTGCTCGGCCTGGACGGGAGGAGGAAGATTCCGGTGGATGACGCCGGCGGCTCCCTCGAGGGCGAGGGCGACGGCCATTTTTTCTTCGGTGACGGTATCCATGGCGGCGGAGATAACCGGAACGTTCAGCCGCACGTCGCGGACAAGAAAGGTGCTCACATCGGTTTCGCGGGGCAGAACCTCCGAATAACCGGGAACCAGCAGAACGTCGTCATAGGAAAGGGTTTCCTTCATTTCAATCATATCGATACCTCCAAATAATGTGCTCTCTATTCTCCGGGCTTACGTCCGGATACAAAAACCGGCTGTCCGCGGGGGCAGCCGGCTTCCCGGCCGCCGAACGGGACCGGTTGTTAGTTCTTTTTTTCCGCGCTCTTCATCAGCGCGGCGTATTTTTCTGCGATGCGAGCCGCTTTCTCCGCGGCCAGTCCGCGGTAGCGCTCCGGATTCTCGAAGAATCCCGCAGGATCGGCGATGCCCAGCTTTTGCAGCTGGCCTGAAATCCGGCCGAAGGCGTCAGGGTTCTTTTTAAGCGCTTCGTAAAATGAAATGGAATTGGTTTCCGCGTCGAGGGTGATTTTGCGGATCACTTCATGGCCGTCGGAGACGCCGGTTTCGGCGAGGAGAATGTAGGCGGGCTCGGCAAGGACTCCGCCTTTCACCTTTCCGCCGGCGTTCGCCAAATTGCGCGCCATGCCGTCGCGGTCCGCCTGAAGGCCGGAAACCACGCTTTTCATGCGGGAAACGGCGAGAGTGAAGCCTGCGATGTAATCCGCCATGAACCGCTGGCTCGCGGAGTTCGAAAGATCCCGCTGGTGCTCGGAGATCTGATCCATGAAGAAGGTCATGACGCGGGGAGCGAAGGCCTTCCACAGGCTTTTGACGTGTTCTGAATTCCAGGGGTTGCGTTTCTGGGGCATCGTGGAGGAGCCGACCTGGGTGGAGCTGAAATACTCGAATACTTCGCCGACCTCGGATCGCTGCAAATTCCGCAGATCGTCCGCAAGATTCGCGATGATTCCGAAGGCTACGTTGCATTCGAGAAGAAGGCGGAGCAGGTATTCCGGCTCGACGAGCTGGGTCGAATGCTCGGAAGGGACGAGGCCGAGGTAGCCGAGATAGCGTTTTTCCAGATCTTCCGGATCGCGTACGATCATGCTCGTCGCGTTGTAGGCGCCGACCGCTCCTGCGAGCTTTCCGGCAAGGCCTTCTGCCCGCGTTTCAATTTCGAGTATCGATTTTCCGAGGCGGCTCGCGTATTCGGCCATGGCGAAGCCGAAGGTTATGGGAACGGCGTGCTGGCCGTGGGTTCGTCCGACCTGGGGGGTAGCGGCTTCGCGGGAAGCGATTTCGCAGAGTTTGGTTTCAAGGGCGCGCAGTTCGGGGAGAACGGCGTCGCGCACGCAGTCGCGCATGCGGACGGAAAGGGCGGTGTCGAGGATGTCTACGCTCGTCGCGCCGAGATGCACGAGGGGGGCGACTTCCTCGGGAACCATCTCCTTGAGGACATTCACGAGAGCCCGTATGTTGTGGCGGGTTTTTTCTTCTTCTTCGTATACCCGTGACGGATCGATGGTAAGCGCTACTTCGTCGAGCTTTTTTTCCATCTCGGCCGTCAAGCCGCCGCGAACCGAAAGATGAGCCTTTACAAGGGCTATCTCCGCGCGCGCACAGGAGACGATCGATGCCTGTTCCGAAATATGCGAGGACAGCCGGTCGAAGACCGCAGATTCGGAGAGGGAATAACGATGATCCAGGGGGGAAATGTTCAGAAAAATATTACGTGTTTCCATAATCAATATTGCCGGAAAACCATTTATTATGTCAAGACAGCCCCGCGTTTCAGCGCCCTCGAAACAACCTCAGTCTTGCGTTCGCCCATCTTTTAAGCTACAGTGAAGCGCAATAATGAATTTGTTGAAAACCCTTCGCGAAACCGCGCTCGCGGTTCTTCCCGTCTGCGCGATAGTCTGCATACTCGCCTTCACCATCGCTCCGCTCGAGACGGCCCTCATCGGCGAGTTCCTGTTCGGTTCGAGCCTCGTCATCATCGGCCTTTCCTTTTTCCTGACCGGAGCCGAACTGGGAATAATTCCCGCGGGATCCTATCTGGGCGCAGCCCTCACCCGGTCTCGAAAGATTCTTCTTATTCTTGGATCCGGATTCGTCATCGGTTTTTTCATCACGATAGCCGAACCCGACCTGCATATACTCGGCTCCCAGGTCCAGGAAATTTCGGAAGGCATCACCGCGAATTCGCTGATCCTATCCATCTCGCTCGGCATCGCCGTCTTTCTCCTGCTCGCTCTGGCGCGGGTCGTCTTCCATATATCCTTCCGATTTCTGATCATCGCAGGATACGCTGCCGTGTTCGCGGCCGCGTCTCGAATAACGCCGGAGTTCGTTGCGGTCGCTTTCGACTCGGGAGGAGCCACTACCGGGCCCATGACCGTTCCGTTCATCATCGCCCTGGGCATCGGAGTTTCAGCCGTTCGCGAAGACAAGAGCGCGCTCGAAGACAGCTTCGGCTTCACCGGCATCGCGTCTATCGGCCCGATACTCGCCGTAGCGCTGCTTGGTTTGTTACGCGCTCCTCAAAAGGCGGCCTTGGCGGCGGAAACGGCCCTATCAGTCGCCGTAGAAACGCCCGGTTTTTTCGCGGAACTCCTGCACCGCATTCCCAAAACTGCCGCACATGTTTTTTTGGCCCTCGCCCCGATAGCCTGCATCATCCTGCTGTTCCAGATTTTTTTCATGAAGCTGCCGCCCAAACAGACGAGGAAGATCGCATTCGGATTTTTTTACGCCTGGCTCGGACTCGTATTCTTTTTCACCGGAACGGAAACAGCCTTTGTTCCGGCCGGCCGCGCGATAGGCTCGATTCTGGGAGCCTCGGAATCCTCTTGGATTCTCATCCCGCTCGGAT from Teretinema zuelzerae carries:
- a CDS encoding biopolymer transporter ExbD encodes the protein MIRLPERRKIDDPGSSGALNDLSFILIIFFIVIAGFNINKGFLLTLPDAERPRIVQTDDLVKCRIDAAGTISIDGNALSVEKLENLLVEKKAKWPNMTFLLIIDEDCAWEHVVRVIHEVRKLRIENFSFKMDGERR
- a CDS encoding DUF1538 domain-containing protein; its protein translation is MNLLKTLRETALAVLPVCAIVCILAFTIAPLETALIGEFLFGSSLVIIGLSFFLTGAELGIIPAGSYLGAALTRSRKILLILGSGFVIGFFITIAEPDLHILGSQVQEISEGITANSLILSISLGIAVFLLLALARVVFHISFRFLIIAGYAAVFAAASRITPEFVAVAFDSGGATTGPMTVPFIIALGIGVSAVREDKSALEDSFGFTGIASIGPILAVALLGLLRAPQKAALAAETALSVAVETPGFFAELLHRIPKTAAHVFLALAPIACIILLFQIFFMKLPPKQTRKIAFGFFYAWLGLVFFFTGTETAFVPAGRAIGSILGASESSWILIPLGCLLGAIVVCAEPAIWVLTEQVEEISAGNIRKPVLLTALALGVAAAVGLSMFRILEGFSIWLLLLPFYGAALGLTFVTPRLFTAIAFDSGGVASGPMASTFILSLAIGAASSSGGNPGTDGFGVIALIAATPLVTIQLLGILYQRSEDRVLAAGQKSKEALR
- the guaB gene encoding IMP dehydrogenase, producing MIEMKETLSYDDVLLVPGYSEVLPRETDVSTFLVRDVRLNVPVISAAMDTVTEEKMAVALALEGAAGVIHRNLPPPVQAEQVSNAKRYLNWVIESPVTVEDDRTIGDVKQIMHRYNVSGLPVITREGRLVGIITGRDLRFCRDDSLFVRDVMTKDIVVTEGKPSTEDARQKFDKHRIEKLPVIDGEGHLTGLITVKDMEKQEMFPHASRDAKGRLIVGAAISNNDWSVRIPLLLESHVDFVVLDTAHGDSKGVIEAVREIKKKYPDLPVIGGNVATAAGTRHLIEAGADAVKVGVGPGSICTTRIVSGVGAAQFSAVCDCAEEASKSNIPVIADGGIKFSGDIAKALGAGANAVMIGNLFAGLKEAPGREIIFDGRIYKEYRGMGSLGAIKDGSGDRYGIAKDESPVPEGIEGRVPYKGELKSFLHQMVSGLRKGMGYCGCKTVEELKNYRKFVRITSSGLRESHAHDVTITQEAPNYSRF
- a CDS encoding ExbD/TolR family protein, yielding MIDLKRRNRRPLIAMSSMSDIGFLLLIFIMLISLINQRYEEPIEYPEAKLLEKTQEKDNLEIWIEAGGAVSVEGNRVTGEQLEHIIAQSLAETPGIRVHVIADKNAPYRHIDSVVKVLQKLQHRVVSFVVKEEL
- a CDS encoding energy transducer TonB, encoding MNREWIIRHRMPVFLAAAVTLHALAFLLIRFAIPAAVAEEEPEYAVLKLVDVEEFRPPPPPKEETVMLYQRPEASEEIVETAKAVIETDDKAYDIVDAQPEIDYLPQHKISQIPEVPSREVLAKIVYPPIALRQKIEAVVYLELFIDQTGKIRKVQILKDPGNGFAEAAVAALEGVVCKPAAANGVPVAVRFRYPVRFALN
- a CDS encoding MotA/TolQ/ExbB proton channel family protein translates to MTEEWSLIHLFNLGGAFMWPLLAFSVATIALVIERIAYLLYHSLNVSRLRDEVSSLIREGKRSEALALLQNAPRKLTCASIFLALVSNAKHGEARMEKAAEAEARERIRRLENGFNYLTALASLAPLTGFLGTVSGMIGAFKSIASATEVNAQLVANGIYEALITTVFGLCIAILALVAYNLLIQRVDTFAADIVKSISDLTSDLLEHADGEGRGE
- a CDS encoding adenylosuccinate synthetase, with the translated sequence MNVVVIGAQWGDEGKGKIVDYLADESQCIVRFSGGANAGHTIVSDGVQYALHLVPSGILHPQNTVYLGAGMVIDPDALFAELAMLTEKGISWEGRVFISDRAHIVLPRYRALDKQRDAARKRPIGTTGRGIGTTYAMKSERDGIRLADLTWKEKMADLEAEDREFLAPFIDRLLVMKVNLTSELWKARGKKVLFEGAQGALLDLDLGTYPYVSSGFSSSAGAAIGGCVGPRSIDKVLGVFKAYSTRVGNGPMPTEFDAESQSELYNYVRETGREYGVTTGRPRRCGYLDLVALRYACQSNSIDDLVLTHLDVYDTLSDIEACVAYDINGKITEDFPASIEELNAAKPVLKHFKGWKTCLKECRSYDALPSEAKSYVDFIEEYTSTKVGIISVGYDRKDTFIRDTVW
- a CDS encoding AMP-binding protein — encoded protein: MQTIDDLGTYTFPAMLANSLKKFADRPALGFVSGDCITYAEFGARVEETRALLYRLGVEKGDRVVILSTSAPNWGVSYFAIVTMGAIAVPLLPDFSQKEIETCIKHSGASILIGSARLLEKVPDPASLGINRILRIEDFSLSLGAETRTGTPGEIRIEEEDTASIIYTSGTTGRSKGVELSHKNLVFTAIGGQFFQRINKIDVALSFLPLSHVYEFTIGFLMFFLNGACVRYLEKAPTVSTLLPALKKVRPTLILSVPIIMEKIYKNKIVPTFTSKPAVAKLYAKPFFRKILHRIAGKSLKKTFGGRIKFFGIGGSKVDPVVETFLKEAKFPYAIGYGLTETAPLLAGSGPKITVPGSVGPAMPGIELKLLDPDPETGIGEVVVKGPNVMKGYYKDPEMTASVFTDDGWFRTGDLGVMDKKGVRLSLKGRSKNMILGSSGENIYPEDIEFVLNQHPFVADSLVVEGDNSSLVAIVQLDEEKLAADIAAKAAQGVISQGDASANSGFVEQARQMGAQMGEAVSAAANDAGRALAYRREQILNEIKFFVNQNVNKISRIDRVEFIDKFEKTASQKIKRYLYNFKKSMHIGSKS
- a CDS encoding lyase family protein gives rise to the protein METRNIFLNISPLDHRYSLSESAVFDRLSSHISEQASIVSCARAEIALVKAHLSVRGGLTAEMEKKLDEVALTIDPSRVYEEEEKTRHNIRALVNVLKEMVPEEVAPLVHLGATSVDILDTALSVRMRDCVRDAVLPELRALETKLCEIASREAATPQVGRTHGQHAVPITFGFAMAEYASRLGKSILEIETRAEGLAGKLAGAVGAYNATSMIVRDPEDLEKRYLGYLGLVPSEHSTQLVEPEYLLRLLLECNVAFGIIANLADDLRNLQRSEVGEVFEYFSSTQVGSSTMPQKRNPWNSEHVKSLWKAFAPRVMTFFMDQISEHQRDLSNSASQRFMADYIAGFTLAVSRMKSVVSGLQADRDGMARNLANAGGKVKGGVLAEPAYILLAETGVSDGHEVIRKITLDAETNSISFYEALKKNPDAFGRISGQLQKLGIADPAGFFENPERYRGLAAEKAARIAEKYAALMKSAEKKN